A genomic stretch from Telopea speciosissima isolate NSW1024214 ecotype Mountain lineage chromosome 7, Tspe_v1, whole genome shotgun sequence includes:
- the LOC122667235 gene encoding protein CONSERVED IN THE GREEN LINEAGE AND DIATOMS 27, chloroplastic-like — protein sequence MTAALMLPGSGKAPVTGLLGTSPTPQITTFSTSIFFFCKNNIRYPGNQYQFQHHHQQRQRFLPIASSSSSPYFRNGGANMPPGTETECPVPVDQQPVNEYQSLAASFPFSWAAGDLPDYSSRLFLMGASFYKFVGLPVAWFGIFHPESQPLNCVLGAASSGLFVVTLAVLRMYLGWAYVGNRLLSATVEYEETGWYDGQIWVKTAEVLARDRLLGSYSVKPVLSRLKFTLVGLAASLVFCGVLLFNIEGNQKNSYISSDEAGGRAVPGIYNDESARSFEPDAFCGEPDLL from the exons ATGACTGCGGCGTTAATGTTGCCGGGCTCCGGCAAAGCACCAGTCACAGGGCTACTCGGCACCAGCCCAACTCCTCAAATTACCACCTTCTCaacctccatcttcttcttctgcaagaACAACATCAGATACCCTGGAAATCAGTATCAGTTccaacatcatcatcaacaacgCCAGCGATTCCTCCCAAttgcctcctcctcctcatcgcCTTACTTCAGGAACGGAGGAGCAAACATGCCACCAGGAACAGAAACAGAGTGTCCCGTCCCAGTGGACCAACAACCCGTGAATGAGTACCAGAGCCTCGCCGCCTCCTTCCCTTTCTCCTGGGCAGCTGGAGACTTACCCGATTATAGCTCTCGTCTCTTCCTCATGGGGGCTTCCTTCTATAAATTCGTCGGACTCCCCGTTGCTTGGTTCGGCATCTTTCATCCTGAATCGCAGCCCCTCAACTGTGTTCTCGGTGCCGCCTCCAGTGGCCTCTTTGTTGTTACCCTCGCCGTCCTCCGGATGTACCTCGGTTGGGCCTACGTTGGAAATCGTCTTCTCAGCGCCACTGTCGAGT ATGAAGAAACTGGGTGGTACGATGGCCAG ATATGGGTGAAAACTGCAGAAGTCTTGGCACGAGATCGCCTTCTAGGTTCATATTCA GTCAAACCAGTGTTAAGCAGATTGAAATTCACACTTGTAGGGCTGGCAGCATCTTTAGTCTTTTGTGGTGTTCTACTTTTCAACATTGAAGGCAACCAGAAGAATTCTTACATCTCTTCTGATGAAGCTGGGGGTAGGGCTGTACCTGGAATTTACAATGATGAATCTGCTAGATCATTTGAGCCAGATGCATTCTGTGGTGAGCCTGACCTTCTCTGA
- the LOC122668755 gene encoding uncharacterized protein ycf36-like, translating to MVKDSKRIPDSGKAPVTGLLGTSPTPQTTTFSTSILFFYNNNIRYPGNQYQFQHHHQQRRRFLPIASSSSSPSFRNGGGSIPPGTETECPVPVDQQPVKEYQSLAASFPFSWAAGDLPDYSSRLFLMGASFSLFVGLPVAWLGIVHPESQPLNCVLGAASSGLLVVTLAVLRMYLGWAYVGNRLLSATVEYEETGWYDGQIWVKTAEVLARDRLLGSYSVKPVLNRLKFTLVGLAASLVLCGVLLFNHEGNQKNSYISSDEAGGRAVPGIYNDDSARSFEPDAFCGEPDL from the exons atggtgaaagatagtaagaggata CCGGACTCCGGCAAAGCACCAGTCACAGGGCTTCTTGGCACCAGCCCAACTCCTCAAACTACCACCTTCTCAACCTCCATCCTCTTcttctacaacaacaacatcagaTATCCTGGAAATCAGTATCAGTTccaacatcatcatcaacaacgCCGGCGATTCCTCCCAAttgcctcctcctcctcatcgcCTTCCTTCAGGAACGGAGGAGGAAGCATACCACCAGGAACAGAAACAGAGTGTCCCGTCCCAGTGGACCAACAACCCGTGAAGGAGTACCAGAGCCTAGCCGcctccttccccttctcctgGGCAGCTGGAGACTTACCCGATTACAGCTCTCGTCTCTTCCTCATGGGggcttccttttctctcttcgtCGGACTCCCCGTTGCTTGGCTCGGCATCGTTCATCCTGAGTCACAGCCCCTCAACTGTGTTCTCGGCGCCGCCTCCAGTGGCCTCCTTGTTGTTACTCTCGCCGTCCTCCGTATGTACCTCGGTTGGGCTTACGTTGGAAATCGTCTTCTCAGCGCCACTGTCGAGT ATGAAGAAACTGGGTGGTACGATGGCCAG ATATGGGTGAAAACTGCAGAAGTCTTGGCACGAGATCGCCTTCTTGGTTCATATTCA GTCAAACCAGTGTTAAACAGATTGAAATTCACACTAGTAGGGCTGGCAGCATCTTTAGTCTTATGTGGTGTTCTACTTTTCAACCATGAAGGCAATCAGAAGAATTCTTACATCTCTTCTGATGAAGCTGGGGGTAGGGCTGTACCTGGAATTTACAATGATGATTCTGCTAGATCATTTGAACCAGATGCATTCTGTGGTGAGCCTGACCTCTGA